The DNA window TCAACGAGTGAATACATCAAGTCGGTGATCTATATTCACTAGGTGCCGCCTTCTGGTTATGTCTTTCACCTTATTTTTCTGTTGCAATATAATTCATTTATAACTTTAAACTAAACAAAGATGAACATTTTAGTTACTTCACTTATTTAAAAGTACCAATGCAACCTGATAGTAAACACAAAATCCTGCATTGAAAATGGCTGCAGTGACTTCTACATTGTCTTATGTTAGAGTGTCACTACTGGGGCCACAAGGCTCCAGCTGCATTTGACTGTTACAGCGACTGGGGTTTATTCCCTTTGTTCCCCATATGATAGATCTGAGGGGTCATGAAGTAATGtgagtaatgtaatgtaatgagtaaTGTggcaggagagaagaaagaaaagagtcaAAGCTGTAGTTAGTCCCTTTGGCCTACTGGATACATACTGTGTTTAATGCGACCTTTCACCTTTACACGTCCTGCCCTCACCCGGCCTTCCTGAAATGTGGTGAAGGGATGAAGATAGAAAATGTCCAGGTTCTTTGTCTTTTACTAAGTCcccacagactttttttttaaaggttatttgttttctgttttcctctGTTGGGTTGTTAAGGATGGGGATATGTACACTGTtagatgaacaaaaacaaagcattcCCAGGCACTGCTGGCTGATGATTCACAGTGAGGCCATTAAATTAACTTCTTTCAAACAACTCATGCTATGAAAGTTCCCTGAATCTCCACACGTCAGTGGGGTTTAAAGGGGAAGTGTACATTCTGATGTAAACCTTCCAAAACAGGAAGGTTTTCTGTTGTGATAGATGAAATTCAATTTGATCACTGACTGAAAAGACATAACGTTTTTTTTCACGAATATTAATGTTATTACCTAATATTCATTCAGGCCCCATCGAGATTGACAGCTACTTTTAGGAGCAGTTTATCCCTCcgaaaaagacaaaatacaatCTCAAACATGGTCACATTGCGCATTTGCCAAGTATGTGAGAGGTTTTATGTGCATAAAAAAAACGATAAGATAGGAGGCTTATTGTGAGGTAAAGGAATCTGATAATCTTATTGTATTAAAACAGGGAAACTGCTGCCGTGTTGCTATAAACTTTATCCTTCACCGCACTCTTTCAAAATAGAGTTTCAAAATAGTTGAGACAATgcacacaaaccaaacaaagttTTACGATGTTCAGACTGTTCAGACTGAGTCAAACTAAGGTGAACATCACGACGTCATCCTGTCCAGGTCACTTTTTATTCTGCCTGTGTCACACAGATGACCTTTGTTCGGGTGATCAACAGGAGAGAGTCTGTCACTGTTAAATAAATCCAGTTAAATAGACAGGATATCAGCTGGAATGCAATAAAACATTAGGATTTGGAGGAAAGGTTGGAGAGAGTTCAGAGTACGGCCACAAACTGATGCAACAAAGGAATTTCATTacactgtaaaatgtattttcagtgGCTTTGTTTACTGCGTATAATATGGGGTATGGAATACTACATTACTGATTCAGACAGAAAGGTGTACAGTCACTTCATCCTCTACTGTATGCACTTTTTGAAGAGGTTCTGATGTGCTTCACAGAACAATAATATAAAGCAAGAAATGAAATGAGGCCATGATGACCCTCTTTCACCCTCGTGGATGCACTTTGACTAATACCTCAATTATAAAAAACGTAATCATTTTTTTATGACTCAATGAATGTCGGAAAGTTTGATCTTTGATCTTTTATATtgaatttgaaaaatatttaatagtGATAGTGGGATgagatggtttgtgtgtgtgtgtgttgtgtgtgtctccattgGCGGCCAGGTGGCATGGTGTAAATCAGCAGGGCCTTAGCTGTTATATTTAGCCTCCCAGTGTAGAAGACTGTTCAAATGCtctgcaaataaaataaaaccaactgAGAGATAGAATGATTTATTGATGCTGTAGGATAGATGATTTAGATGATCTcctattttaatatttttgttgtaaattcacattttatttaatttatattcaatgtatatatatatagtcatcCAACATGATTGTCATGAATTGTCAATGAATGAATTGTCATGTCCGTTATGACTCAGTGGGGCAACTACCCAGTGTGAGGAAGGAGGCAGCGTGAGATGACGTCACTTGGACTGAAGACGTGGTGAACGTGCACAAAAACGACGATGTTAAGAACACCCGCGACTTCTAGTAAACGGATGATAACTATCGGGACGTTTCCTATTTAGAATCAAATTAAATGCATCCCTTGATTACTGTTTCATCTGCAACCTGATCTAAAAAATACAacgaaaagctttaaaaaaaacgaaaaagagTGTGTTTCATAAGTAGAATGAACTTGATAATAAAATAGTGATGATAATGGCTGAATATAAGGTACTTTGGCTCCTACTGTCAGTTTAAAAAGCACGCTTTCTGAGATTACATGAAATATCATCACCCATACGCACGCGGAGGCGCCTGGCCGGTGCGCACGCGCGTCTTGGTTTTCGTCACCGCGGTCACGTTGCTCGGCCGCGCCGGGCGTAGTTAAATAGCGGATGTGTGCCGCGGACCGGCAGATCACACCGGCGCAACGCCACCGGCCACATTGACAAGAGTTCAGCAAAAATACACGCAAACGGAAGAGTCTCCGGCTCCAACAAccgccatctcctcctcctcctccacgctcCGTTCTCCTCCCCGCCGGGATCCAAGCGACTCGGCTCCGGCGTGCTGAAGGGATGCCCAGAGAACTGACCCAGAACCGGACCCAGAAGATCTGGGTGCCCGCCAAGGATGACAAGCCGGCCCCCCGCAGAGGTAAAAACCCTATTTCGTTTTTCTTCGCTACTTCGTTACGTGATATTTGTTCGGATGTCTGAGTGGTGTTTCTACGTGACAACGTGCGCGTGTGTCCGCGGTGGTTCGCACCGCTGCTGGAGAAGCTCTCGGCGTTACGAGGCCACCTCTTAGAAGTAAACGGCCATTCATTCGATGTGGTCACTCCAAATTCTCTTCTTGGATTTAAATTTCTCTTATTATCTCGCGCACCTGTGTCACACCTACAAACATCGCAGCGTGCCCCGCCCCACACGTTATGAAAGGCCCCCCTCCGTAACGTGTCGAGTTGAGAACATTTAAATGGCCATGAGGTGCACAAAGAGGCCGTGCTGAGGAGAGGAGTGTTCACTAAATGTCCAAAGATCGACTTGGAGTGTGatccaagttgtttttttttgttgttttttttagttcaacTCAGGTGGCTCAATTTATGGAGTATTAATTAGCTCTCAGGTGGTGTGTTTTTTCCAGGCCCCCAGTTGTCGCTAACCCTGAGGACATGAGACCTGAGAAGCATTCGCTGCTTCAGTGGGCCAGGCCACACCGACTTAGTCCCATCTTCAATGACATGCAGCACATTTTTCCTCCCGCGGGATCGACGCCCAGCATTCCTCTGCCCGCTTTGTGAGTCCAAGTGAACAAGACGCGACCTGCACCCGCATGTCGTATTGATATCCAATCTCCCATgggcctctggggggggagggggtaaatGTTACGGTACATTGGGTCAAGTGAAAACAACCTCGGGGTCGTGCAAGTCCGTTCGCCAAAGCGGGTGCAGAGGGGTGGAAGTCTAAGGCCACGTGCATGCTGGGAGGGgaaatggagatcatggatgcACGGGGTGTTTCACTGGACTCGGGCAGGTTCTCGGCTCTTGGCGGGCAGCTGCTATTTGGGCCGTCTCCCCCCGCGGTAGCCGGGTTGTGGGCTCCTCTCAGGTTACAGGTCACAAGATGCACATTCAGGAAGTTAATTCTGGACGGGATTTCCTCTGCTTAGTCGTCAGAACAaagtagactttttttttttcctcggctTCGTCCTGACTCACCCTTCCGCCCGCCTCTTCTCCgcagcggctggcggcccacaCTTCGCCAACCCCCCCACCGTCATCGTGATGGTTGGTCTTCCGGCCCGAGGCAAGACGTACATGTCCAAGAAACTCACCCGCTACCTCAACTGGATCGGCATGCCCACCAAAGGTACCCCAGCGAACAGTTTGCTCATCTGTGtcactctgctcctccaggtgtTTCACCCGGCAGCATCGAGTGATGTTTCTGCCTCCGGGACATCGTGTTCAtgcctctgcttcttcttctcctgtgtgtgttgtagtcTTTAACGTTGGGGAGTACCGGAGGGAGGCGGTCAAGAACTACAGCTCTTATGACTTCTTCAAGCCGGATAACGAGTGCGCCTTTAAGATCAGGCAGTGAGTTCGACACCTGAAATGAACGTGTGTTCGTAATAAAAAGTATAAGCTACTCCTTTTTTATTGacgttctctctccctctctagaCAATGTGCCTTGGCAGCTTTGCGGGATGTCAAGTCTTATTTAAAAGACGAGGGAGGCCAAGTAGCAGTGAGTTTCCCGTCTTGCACgacgtgttttttatttttcccaaaaGAAAACCCAAATGTCTGACAATGTTGTGTCGTGTCCCTTTTCTTCAGGTCTTCGACGCCACGAACACAACAAGAGAAAGGCGAGACATGATCCTCCAGTTTGGCAGCGAGAACGACTTCAAGGTAAGCGTTGCTATGGCGACCCGAATGGTGAAAGGCACGACGTCCTCGACGATGCGGCGATTTTTCAACCACCCGGTCCTTTCTGTTACCAGATATTTTTCATCGAGTCCGTGTGCAACGATCCCGGCGTCATTGCATCGAACATTATGGTGAGGGACGTCACAATGGGAACCTGGTGCCgcttgaaatgaaatgattgtAACTTTCTGGGATCAGGCGCGTTTTGTGGCCATCTTACAGTCTTCCTCCCTGCGCAGGAAGTGAAGGTGTCGTGCCCGGACTACCGGGACTGCAACACGACAGACGCTGTGTTGGATTTCCAGAGGAGAATCGATTGCTACAAAACCAGCTATCAACCTCTGGACCCTGATCAGTACGACAGGTAAATGATCAGCACGGATCTTTGTCGGCAGTATCCAgcgcaaacctttttttttaaaagtcctcTTCGTCCCGCAGGGATCTCTCGTTCATCCAGGTGATCGACGTGGGTCGGCGTTTCCTCGTGAACCAAATCCTGGATCACATCCAGAGTAAGATCGTCTACTACCTGATGAACATCCACGTCCAGCCGCGCACCATCTACCTGTGCCGGCACGGCGAGAGCACCGACAACCTGGAGGGGCGGCTGGGCGGGGACGCAGGCCTCTCGCCGCGGGGCAGGCAGGTACGTGCCGCCACAGACACGACCCAGATccgtttattcatttttttttgttttagtgtgACTGATGGCCTGTCACCTCCCTGCCGTAGTTTTCATCCGCCCTCGCTGGGTTTGTGGAGGAGCAGAAGCCCACCGACCTGAAGGTGTGGACCAGCCAGCTGTGTTGCAGCATCCAGACCGCGGAGCACCTGCGCGTCCCGTACGAACAGTGGAAGGCTCTCAACGAGATAGACGCTGTGAGCTTAGAGCCAATGCACGCCGCTCCACCTCGCCACGCAGCCACACCAGGGGTCGTCCAACGGAATCGTATAattcgtcttttttttacttttagggAATGTGTGAAGAGATGACTTACGACGAGATAAAGGAGAAATTCCCGGAGGAGTTTGCTTTGAGAGATGAAGACAAATACTACTATCGCTACCCTGCTGGGGAGGTACACTCCCAATacactggaccccccccccccctcacacgaaCAAACCTAAACTACAGCTAAAAATCCAGATTATTTTAGACTTAAGAATTCAACCCTCCTTCCAAGGTATTTTAGAGAACTCTGATCAAATCACAACAATTAACAGCCCCACCCTTCTGTTTCTCCTCATCTGCAGTCCTACCAGGACCTGGTCCAGCGGGTGGAGCCGGTCATCATGGACCTGGAGAGGCAAGCGAACGTCCTGGTCATCTGCCACCAGGCCGTCATGCGCTGCCTGCTGGCCTACTTCCTGGATAAGAGTGCAGGTGGGTGCTGCACGCCCCATAAATCCCTCTGCATTTGGGTCACTAACTAAAAAAGCACCCGTGTTCACGTCTCTGATTCTGTTGTTCCAGAGGAGATGCCCTACCTGAAGTGTCCCCTCCACACTGTGCTGAAGCTCACCCCGGTCGCCTACGGGTGCAAGGTGGAGTCCATCTCTCTGAATGTGGAGGCGGTGAACACTCACAGAGACCGGCCAGAGGTAAGGCTTCATAGGCGGATCACTGCCACATCCTGTGTAACCGTCAGATTAAAAGCTATTTACACGTGACCCCGCCAAATGCTTCATTCTCGGGTCTAAGGATCTTGATATTTCTGACTCTGCAGGAGCTGAGGAAGGGTCCCGGCAGCTTGCTCAGGCGAAACAGTGTAACCCCTCTGACCAGCCCCGAGTCGAACATCAAGAAACCTCGCATCGACGACCTCGACGAGGCGCCGATCCAGGAGCTGCCGCCGTCCGTGGCCTCGCTGGCGCTCTGcagcccctcccacctccctctGGCTCTGACTGGACAGGTAGACTTCCCATGAACATGCGCACCACACCCCTATGCTATGAATAAGAGACTTCTAGACAGAATCGAATTATTTAGACTCGAGCAGCACCTAATTTAAGGTTTGTAAGATGTTTGTTTCTACCCATTTCCTTCATCTGCCTTGCTCTCTGTCTGCTGCATGAACGTTCACTCTCTTGTTTCCTGTCCTCTTCTCCTCGTCCCTTTTTATAGCGCTGGCTGGGCCAAGTCTGCCTGTAAGTATTTGCTCAGCTCTTGTGTGTCTGGCTTCCtcactatttttgttttttcttatcTCATCCCTCCACTCTTTTCCTGTCTCTTCATCTTCCTTTATAAACTTTTCACTGGCGACAATTATTTTGTCTGACTTGAGTGAACGGGCAAAAACCAACTTGTTTCTTTTGTCAGACTGAATGTTAAATTATGCAAAGAAATCTTGCCTCGGATTGTCACAAAACAGTCATTTACGCTGCTTGTACAATCCTTACTAATCATGTTTATTTTCCGGCTTATATTTCAATTGCTCTTCCAGTAGGCCTGTAGTTTTCCATGCCTGAGTCActagaacatttattttgggaGTAGCCGCgctgtggggggagagagaaaaagcgtTGGCCGAGTGTTTGTCAATGAGAAACTCTTACATTCCTGGGATTCCTGCCGCcttcgtcgtcgtcgttgttgtcGTCACCACAGCGGGTTTGTTTTACTACGTTAACTCATGCTGACGCTCCTGTTTGTTTCCGGGTTTATTTTTGGCCTCTTCATGGCCCGCTTAAAGAAGCGTCCACCTCCAATATCTGAAGGGGGTTTCCCACCTCAGCTAACACTAATGAACTAATAACCAACCGGACTATCCTATTAATATTATCTCTTTCTAATAAAGTGTTTTGCCTTTGATGGCCAATTTTAGTTTTAGTAAAGCGCCTCTTTTGCTAAATATCTACCAAAACCGTAGTCCGTCAAATAGTTCTAACGCCTGCAGTGACGAGAACACGCAATGTGCGCTAATCAGCCCTCATAAGATGTCTGTGCTACTAAGCTGTTGGCTGTGAGGCTCTTTTCAGCTTTCTTCCTAATCACCTAAGGattatctgtgtgtgtacaaacaGGAACCTGGTCACATACACATGAGCTTAGTGGTTTTCAAAATATCTGAGGAATCGAACTATAGGAAAGTTTCTGAAGACTGTGTAAAGCCGTAACAgcgttttgtgtatttttttttgggggtcttCCAGAACATGAGGAGGAACTCCTCAGGCCTCCGGGACGTCCTGCAGCCCTGCCTATAGACTTCAATGATGGGATCGCACACCTGACAAAAGGCTCTGTGAACACGACGCAACCAGGAACAGTTAAATcagatatttttctttcttttgtataATTTCTCGTTTTATCACGCAAGTAAACGCAGTCTTTATTATTCAAGAAGGGTAATGATTATTTTATTGCTCTCGAGTTGATGTTTCTGTTCAGAGACGTTTCATTAAGAATCAGACAattcgttttttgtttttttttcactttcaaatAGTATTCGTTTTGTGGGAAAACTTTaacgtccctttttttttaatgaggtaTTCAGACTGAAGGACGAGAACTGTGATAATAAGTCGACAGTCCGTGATTTAATCCCTTATTTGACACTATACAAATGTGATTATTTTGCACAATGagaatacatttgtatttttgtcaTGTCTCTGGGATGGAAGTGATTTTTGCCGTAGAGTGCCTGTAGTGCTTGTTTTGCAAGCCTGACGCCGCTTCTCTTGCCATTTCTCTGGAATCG is part of the Pungitius pungitius chromosome 2, fPunPun2.1, whole genome shotgun sequence genome and encodes:
- the pfkfb3 gene encoding 6-phosphofructo-2-kinase/fructose-2,6-bisphosphatase 3 isoform X2, which gives rise to MPRELTQNRTQKIWVPAKDDKPAPRRAAGGPHFANPPTVIVMVGLPARGKTYMSKKLTRYLNWIGMPTKVFNVGEYRREAVKNYSSYDFFKPDNECAFKIRQQCALAALRDVKSYLKDEGGQVAVFDATNTTRERRDMILQFGSENDFKIFFIESVCNDPGVIASNIMEVKVSCPDYRDCNTTDAVLDFQRRIDCYKTSYQPLDPDQYDRDLSFIQVIDVGRRFLVNQILDHIQSKIVYYLMNIHVQPRTIYLCRHGESTDNLEGRLGGDAGLSPRGRQFSSALAGFVEEQKPTDLKVWTSQLCCSIQTAEHLRVPYEQWKALNEIDAGMCEEMTYDEIKEKFPEEFALRDEDKYYYRYPAGESYQDLVQRVEPVIMDLERQANVLVICHQAVMRCLLAYFLDKSAEEMPYLKCPLHTVLKLTPVAYGCKVESISLNVEAVNTHRDRPEELRKGPGSLLRRNSVTPLTSPESNIKKPRIDDLDEAPIQELPPSVASLALCSPSHLPLALTGQRWLGQVCLT
- the pfkfb3 gene encoding 6-phosphofructo-2-kinase/fructose-2,6-bisphosphatase 3 isoform X1 → MPRELTQNRTQKIWVPAKDDKPAPRRAAGGPHFANPPTVIVMVGLPARGKTYMSKKLTRYLNWIGMPTKVFNVGEYRREAVKNYSSYDFFKPDNECAFKIRQQCALAALRDVKSYLKDEGGQVAVFDATNTTRERRDMILQFGSENDFKIFFIESVCNDPGVIASNIMEVKVSCPDYRDCNTTDAVLDFQRRIDCYKTSYQPLDPDQYDRDLSFIQVIDVGRRFLVNQILDHIQSKIVYYLMNIHVQPRTIYLCRHGESTDNLEGRLGGDAGLSPRGRQFSSALAGFVEEQKPTDLKVWTSQLCCSIQTAEHLRVPYEQWKALNEIDAGMCEEMTYDEIKEKFPEEFALRDEDKYYYRYPAGESYQDLVQRVEPVIMDLERQANVLVICHQAVMRCLLAYFLDKSAEEMPYLKCPLHTVLKLTPVAYGCKVESISLNVEAVNTHRDRPEELRKGPGSLLRRNSVTPLTSPESNIKKPRIDDLDEAPIQELPPSVASLALCSPSHLPLALTGQNMRRNSSGLRDVLQPCL